The following proteins come from a genomic window of Schistocerca cancellata isolate TAMUIC-IGC-003103 chromosome 10, iqSchCanc2.1, whole genome shotgun sequence:
- the LOC126106170 gene encoding serine/threonine-protein phosphatase 6 regulatory ankyrin repeat subunit C-like, whose protein sequence is MEMHRESSGTSQLEESRHSDCCTPLYLATNSGSAEFVKLLAYEVKNLWLTDRYSLSVLHYTGNHESLKRLLRAAAHSIPVRGIFNTLLLETAKRGNALRVRQLLQAKTDVTARIANSVSAVLCTVFSSNPVCSRHLPKVGVDIQQKDGSGFTPPSRAPEEGSSAYLRLLVEAGAEVHRRNKDNDTSLHFASLSSGIECVKRLLEVGARAVREDNRGNTPLHYAASVGNAESVRLMLDTGAYPEKVNEDGRNPLHFASMSGDTECVKRLLEFGARVEKVDNRGNTPLHYAASVGNAESVGLLLKAWALFEQVNEDGQTPLHFASMSGDTECVQRLLEFGARVEKVDNRGNTPLHYAASVGNAESVRLLLKAWALFEQVNKDGQTPLHFASMSGDTECVKRLLEFGARVEKVDNRGNTPLHYAASVGNAESVRLLLKAWALFEQVNEDGQTPLHFASMSGDTECVQRLLEFGARVEKVDNHGNTPLHYAASVGNAESVRLLLKAWALFEQVNKDGQTPLHFASMSGDTECVKRLLEFGARVEKADNRGNTPLHYAASVGNAESVGLLLKAWALFEQVNEDGQTPLHFASMSGDTECVKRLLEFGARVEKVDNRGNTPLHYAASVGNSESVRLLLKAWALFEQVNEDGQTPLHFASMSGDTECVQRLLEFGARVEKVDNRGNTPLHYAACVGNAESVRLLLKAGAYFEQVNEDGRTPLHLVSMSGDTECVKRLLEFGARVEKVDNCGNTPLHYVASVGNAESVRLLLKAGAYFEQVNEDGQTPLHFASISGDTECVKRLLEFGARVVKVDNRGNTPLHYAASVGNAESVGLLLKAGAYFEQVNEDGQTPLHFASMSGDTECVKRLLEFGARVEKVDNHGNTPLHYAASVGNAESVKLLLKVGAYPEQVNKDGQTPLHVVGMSIDIQCVRRVLKACSIVATCNNHYNIPMYCAAVKGMTKRY, encoded by the coding sequence ATGGAAATGCATCGAGAATCCAGTGGAACTAGTCAACTGGAGGAGAGCAGACACTCAGACTGTTGTACACCATTGTACTTAGCAACCAACAGCGGTAGCGCAGAATTTGTCAAGTTGCTGGCCTATGAAGTCAAAAACCTTTGGTTGACAGATCGGTATTCTCTCTCAGTACTGCACTATACTGGCAATCATGAAAGTTTGAAGCGCCTCCTACGTGCAGCTGCTCACAGTATCCCGGTGAGAGGCATCTTTAACACACTTCTCCTTGAGACAGCAAAAAGAGGTAACGCCTTGCGTGTGAGGCAGCTGTTGCAAGCGAAAACAGATGTGACAGCGAGGATCGCTAACAGTGTCAGTGCCGTGCTATGCACTGTATTCAGCAGCAACCCAGTGTGTTCGAGGCATCTCCCGAAAGTTGGTGTAGATATACAGCAGAAGGATGGTTCTGGTTTCACACCCCCAAGTAGGGCACCAGAAGAAGGCAGTTCAGCATATCTCAGGCTACTGGTGGAAGCAGGAGCTGAAGTGCACAGGAGGAACAAAGATAATGACACATCTCTACATTTTGCCAGCCTGTCCAGTGGCATAGAATGTGTGAAACGACTTTTAGAAGTTGGTGCAAGGGCGGTAAGAGAGGATAATCGTGGTAACACACCACTGCACTACGCAGCGTCTGTGGGCAATGCTGAAAGTGTGAGGCTGATGCTGGACACTGGGGCATACCCCGAGAAAGTGAATGAAGATGGCCGGAACCCACTACATTTCGCCAGTATGTCCGGTGACACAGAGTGTGTGAAGCGACTTTTAGAATTTGGTGCAAGGGTGGAAAAAGTGGATAATCGTGGTAACACGCCACTGCACTATGCAGCATCAGTGGGCAACGCTGAAAGTGTGGGGCTGCTGCTCAAGGCCTGGGCATTATTCGAGCAAGTGAATGAAGATGGCCAGACCCCACTACATTTCGCCAGTATGTCTGGTGACACAGAGTGTGTGCAGCGACTTTTAGAATTTGGTGCAAGGGTGGAAAAAGTGGATAATCGTGGTAACACGCCACTGCACTATGCAGCATCTGTGGGCAACGCTGAAAGTGTGAGGCTGCTGCTCAAGGCCTGGGCATTATTCGAGCAAGTGAATAAAGATGGCCAGACCCCACTACATTTCGCCAGTATGTCCGGTGACACAGAGTGTGTGAAGCGACTTTTAGAATTTGGTGCAAGGGTGGAAAAAGTGGATAATCGTGGTAACACGCCACTGCACTATGCAGCATCAGTGGGCAACGCTGAAAGTGTGAGGCTGCTGCTCAAAGCCTGGGCATTATTCGAGCAAGTGAATGAAGATGGCCAGACCCCACTACATTTCGCCAGTATGTCTGGTGACACAGAGTGTGTGCAGCGACTTTTAGAATTTGGTGCAAGGGTGGAAAAAGTGGATAATCATGGTAACACGCCACTGCACTATGCAGCATCTGTGGGCAACGCTGAAAGTGTGAGGCTGCTGCTCAAGGCCTGGGCATTATTCGAGCAAGTGAATAAAGATGGCCAGACCCCACTACATTTCGCCAGTATGTCCGGTGACACCGAGTGTGTGAAGCGACTTTTAGAATTTGGTGCAAGGGTGGAAAAAGCGGATAATCGTGGTAACACGCCACTGCACTATGCAGCATCAGTGGGCAACGCTGAAAGTGTGGGGCTGCTGCTCAAGGCCTGGGCATTATTCGAGCAAGTGAATGAAGATGGCCAGACCCCACTACATTTCGCCAGTATGTCCGGTGACACAGAGTGTGTGAAGCGACTTTTAGAATTTGGTGCAAGGGTGGAAAAAGTGGATAATCGTGGTAACACGCCACTGCACTATGCAGCATCAGTGGGCAACTCTGAAAGTGTGAGGCTGCTGCTCAAAGCCTGGGCATTATTCGAGCAAGTGAATGAAGATGGCCAGACCCCACTACATTTCGCCAGTATGTCTGGTGACACAGAGTGTGTGCAGCGACTTTTAGAATTTGGTGCAAGGGTGGAAAAAGTGGATAATCGTGGTAACACGCCACTGCACTATGCAGCATGTGTGGGCAACGCTGAAAGTGTGAGGCTGCTGCTCAAGGCTGGGGCATACTTCGAGCAAGTGAATGAAGATGGCCGGACCCCACTACATTTGGTCAGTATGTCTGGTGACACAGAGTGTGTGAAGCGACTTTTAGAATTTGGTGCAAGGGTGGAAAAAGTGGATAATTGTGGTAATACGCCACTGCACTATGTAGCATCTGTGGGCAACGCTGAAAGTGTGAGGCTGCTGCTAAAGGCCGGGGCATACTTCGAGCAAGTGAATGAAGATGGCCAGACCCCACTACATTTCGCCAGTATATCCGGTGACACCGAGTGTGTGAAGCGACTTTTAGAGTTTGGTGCAAGGGTGGTAAAAGTGGATAATCGTGGTAACACGCCACTGCACTATGCAGCATCTGTGGGCAACGCTGAAAGTGTGGGGCTGCTGCTCAAGGCTGGGGCATACTTCGAGCAAGTGAATGAAGATGGCCAGACCCCACTACATTTCGCCAGTATGTCCGGTGACACCGAGTGTGTGAAGCGACTTTTAGAATTTGGTGCAAGGGTGGAAAAAGTGGATAATCATGGTAACACGCCACTGCACTATGCAGCATCTGTGGGCAATGCTGAAAGTGTGAAGCTGCTGCTCAAGGTCGGGGCATACCCCGAGCAAGTTAATAAAGACGGGCAGACTCCACTTCATGTTGTTGGCATGTCCATAGACATTCAGTGTGTGAGACGAGTTTTGAAAGCTTGTTCCATAGTCGCAACATGTAACAATCATTACAACATACCAATGTACTGCGCAGCAGTAAAGGGCATGACCAAGAGGTATTAA